In Chitinophagaceae bacterium, the genomic window TAATGTCTGAAAGTATTACAATTCTGTCTGTAGCCGTTGCACTTCCTTTAGTTTCGCCCCAAATTCTTGTTGTTTTATCTGTGTCCATAATTACATCGGTAAAACACCAAACATTTTTAAAATAATTATTCTCCTTCACCATTAAGCAAAATTCTCTTGCAAGAGGAATTACGCTTGTTTTTGATTTTGCAACATCTCCAATTACAAAGACGGCAACACCGTCTCTTTTTAGAAAGACCTTAAGTTCTTGGATAAATGCTTTAGAAAATGTAATCCATTCATCAAGATTTAAGTCATCATCGAGTTCTTCATGAATTAAGAGTGGATTTTGGTTCATAAACCATGAACGAATCCAGTTTTGTTTTGCATAGTTTACAATTCCTAAGTAGGGTGGCGAGGTAAGAATTAAACTTACCTTTTTATGGAAAGGTTTTAATTCCTCAATCTTTGACAATTGTTTTGCATCAGCTCTCTGTACGACACCTGTTTGCCCAAGCTTTGAATGTTTCTTGTAAAGCCTTTCAGTTTTTTCTCTCAACAACTCAAACACATCCCTGTAAAAGCGGTTTAATTGATTGGTCTGAACAAATCGCCTTACATATTCTGGCGACATACTGAATGTGTTAGGCATATCAATCGAGGCGTACCCTGAACTGCCATTAGCCCTTTCTCCACCATGTAATACACCAAGAGTTATTCCAATCAGGTACTTGTCAACTGGTTTGTCTGACTTTAATAGCTTACGCCTTAAATAGCAAAGTTGTGCTAAAGTACGGGGATGAAAAATTAAATGAACTTCATCTGACTGTGCCATAGCCTCTGGTTGATAAAGAGCATGGTCATACTTCTTTTCAAGTTCTTCAACTCTTGTAAATATTTCCTCTTTTGTTAAGTTATAATTTTTGGCTTCGCTTAACGCTAAAGCAATTGGATTAAGGTCAGTTGCTACGGTCTTGCGATTACAAATTCTTGCTTCTAAAGCTGTAGTTCCCCTTCCAGAAAAAGGGTCAAAAACTAATTCCTTTTCGTTTGTGAAATAACGAATAAAGTAATTAGCCAAAGGTGGCGGAAACGCTCCTAAATATGAACACATAGAATGCCAAGAATCAAACTCTCTTGCACTAAGCTTAGCCCACGGGGTCACAAAATTTTCTTCGGTTATCATCAACTTTCTTGACTTTCGGTTATTATTACGGGAAAGAAATCATGAATTAAATCCACTATTGTTTCACAGGCATTTTCTAAATCTGCCTTTTTAACTGCTTCAATATGCTCTTGCGAAATTTCTTTCCCATCTTCTTTGGTTAAACGTTCTTCGATTTTATTTTGAGAAATCATAAATGCACAAAATCCGATATGTTCTCTATATCTGTTTTTAATTGATTCAACAGCTTCGGTGCTATACTGTTGAGCTTTGCTAATAAGTTTTGTCAAATGTTTGTTGGAATCATTTATGAAAATGTCCACAGCCTCAGTTCCAATATCAACATCAGCGACTGTTTCGATAGTCCATGATTGGTCTTTATAATACTGGTCGTTTTCATTGATTGCATGGATTTGAATATTTGGGGTATTCTTGTCACCAGATTTACTTGAATCAGCACCATCAGGATAATTTGCTGCAATAACATTTACAGAATCACTCAATGATTTTTGTCTTGGTGGTCTTAATTCAAGTGTTATAGAAGCTTTAGCGTCCAGTTCTATATTATCTCTTGTTTTGAAAAAGGCGATACCGTAACCATCTATTACTCTTGCAGAGCCAGTGAAGCTTCCGAATGAATGTGGTTCAATAACGGCAAGAAACGCATCAGGATTATTGAAGAAACTTGGGTGTGCATCTGTCTTAAACTTTACACTGAAAGTTTTTCCGATGTAAACTTCTTTTTCATCTTCGGAAGTAATCTCTAAAAATGTCGGTGGGTCATTTACAGGAATAGGTTGCTGTTTTTTTGTTTTTACAGTATCCTTTGTTTCGGAAGCTTTTACAGTCTTACCGCCGCCAGATGTTTTGATGTAAGCGTTTATTCTTGTTGCAAGCCTTTTTCTTAATTTATCTAAGGATTCTGTTTCATCTTTCTTTAAATATCGGTCTTTCCTTTCTTTATCAAGTCTTTTTAGTTCATCGTCTTCAGCCAATGTATCAATGGTTAGTTTTTTCAATTCCTCTAAAATCGAAGTGTCTCTAAGGGATTCTCTTGTGCTACTAAAAAGATGTCGCTTAGATTCATTATCCAGATTATCGCATTCAACTTGAACCACTAAGTATTTTTCGATGAAGGGTAATTTTAAATCGGTTTTAATGAGAGAATTGTTTAACTGCCCTTGTTTTTGTCCGTTGAAGGTTATTATAATTGGTTGAGAGGGTAAGCAATAATTTTTAATTCTATCCATTGGCTTATCAGAGCCGTCCAAAGTCAAAACCCAATAATAAATAGTTACTTTCCCATCTCTAAATGTTAGGTTTACTTCTTGTTGGTATTGCGTTAAGTTTTTTTCATCGCCACCTCCTTTTGTCAATCGCCTATTGTTTCCAAATATGCTGCGGTTTTCAATTTTGCCTGCATTCAAATCCTTTTTCCTTTCACCACTGATTGTAACTGGAATAATCGGGTCGAATAAATAATGATGCACCAAATACCAAAGCGATGAAGTAGGTCCAGTCATTTTAGCTGTGTATTTTCCTAAATCCATTCCTATATGTCTTACCAATGTACCGGGTGTAAAATCTTTATCTTCAAGTTCAACATTAAATGGTTGTCCGTTTGCACTGTCAACGCAATATTCAAACCATTCAAGTTTGTCTGAATTGATATTACCTGGATTAATCCTAACGATAGTCCAGGATGTTTTTGCTTTCTCCTTCTTTTCAGTAATGGCAGGTTTTGAAATTATTATGGTGTAATTGTTATATGATAAAGCTGTAGAACCTCCTTGCCCATAAGCTC contains:
- a CDS encoding restriction endonuclease; translated protein: MITEENFVTPWAKLSAREFDSWHSMCSYLGAFPPPLANYFIRYFTNEKELVFDPFSGRGTTALEARICNRKTVATDLNPIALALSEAKNYNLTKEEIFTRVEELEKKYDHALYQPEAMAQSDEVHLIFHPRTLAQLCYLRRKLLKSDKPVDKYLIGITLGVLHGGERANGSSGYASIDMPNTFSMSPEYVRRFVQTNQLNRFYRDVFELLREKTERLYKKHSKLGQTGVVQRADAKQLSKIEELKPFHKKVSLILTSPPYLGIVNYAKQNWIRSWFMNQNPLLIHEELDDDLNLDEWITFSKAFIQELKVFLKRDGVAVFVIGDVAKSKTSVIPLAREFCLMVKENNYFKNVWCFTDVIMDTDKTTRIWGETKGSATATDRIVILSDINPFEKFSNQKEVELLNFKFIEKSTKKFIGQ